In a genomic window of Prochlorococcus marinus str. GP2:
- the lexA gene encoding transcriptional repressor LexA, which yields METSSGDNLTQAQNELYGWIKDYMKNFQHSPSIRQMMKAMGLKSPAPIQSRLKHLQEKGYISWQEGKARTMQIVDEIIEGVPIMGSVAAGGLIETFSDVQENLDISDVLKKKNVFALTVNGDSMIDACIADGDMVLMEPITDSYSLRNGTIVSAMVPGLGTTLKYFVKRGGQVFLEAANPAYEPIIVDIDQISIQGKLLAVWRKV from the coding sequence ATGGAAACCTCCTCAGGGGATAATCTTACGCAAGCTCAAAATGAGCTCTATGGTTGGATAAAAGATTATATGAAAAACTTCCAACATAGCCCATCAATCAGGCAGATGATGAAAGCCATGGGATTAAAATCTCCTGCCCCAATTCAAAGTCGCTTAAAGCATTTACAAGAAAAGGGATATATCTCATGGCAAGAAGGTAAAGCAAGAACAATGCAAATAGTTGATGAAATTATAGAAGGAGTACCAATTATGGGTTCGGTCGCAGCTGGAGGTTTAATTGAGACTTTTTCCGATGTTCAAGAGAATTTAGATATTTCAGATGTTTTAAAAAAGAAAAATGTTTTTGCTCTTACAGTTAATGGAGATTCAATGATAGATGCCTGTATAGCTGATGGAGACATGGTTTTGATGGAGCCAATCACTGATTCATACTCTCTTAGGAATGGAACTATTGTTAGTGCAATGGTTCCTGGGTTAGGAACTACTCTAAAGTATTTTGTTAAGAGAGGAGGACAAGTATTTCTAGAGGCAGCAAATCCTGCTTATGAGCCAATAATTGTTGATATTGATCAAATCTCGATTCAAGGAAAATTACTTGCAGTTTGGAGGAAAGTCTAA
- the argF gene encoding ornithine carbamoyltransferase, with product MIKPIKLAQKDFLSSLDMSTEECTHIIDLAKNIKNNSLNLEYENKVLGLIFDKSSTRTRVSFQVAMSRLGGTTIDLNPTTSQIGRGEPIKDTARVLSRYCDLIAIRTFNHSDLEEYAKWSTKPVINALTDLEHPCQALADFLTIKEVFQDFRNVVLTFIGDGNNVAHSLILCGALLGVEVRIACPKGFLPNPFIIKKAREIYKSDDLLKIIHDPQTAVKGANVLYTDVWSSMGEENQKENKDKEFNGFTIDTDLLSKANKDAIVLHCLPAYRNKEITDEVIESKNSRIFDQAENRLHVQQALLSCLIQ from the coding sequence GAAGAGTGCACCCATATTATAGATCTTGCAAAAAATATAAAGAATAATAGCCTAAATCTGGAATATGAAAATAAAGTCTTGGGTCTAATTTTTGACAAATCATCAACTCGTACAAGAGTTAGTTTCCAAGTCGCAATGTCAAGACTTGGGGGGACAACTATAGATCTCAATCCGACCACATCACAAATAGGTAGAGGTGAACCTATAAAAGATACAGCAAGGGTTCTAAGTAGATATTGCGATTTAATTGCAATTAGAACTTTTAATCATTCAGATCTTGAGGAGTATGCAAAGTGGTCTACAAAACCAGTTATCAATGCTCTTACAGATTTAGAACATCCATGTCAGGCCTTAGCTGATTTTTTAACAATAAAGGAGGTATTTCAAGATTTTAGAAATGTAGTTTTGACTTTTATAGGCGATGGAAATAATGTTGCACATTCCTTGATCTTGTGTGGGGCATTATTAGGAGTTGAAGTAAGGATTGCTTGTCCAAAGGGGTTCTTGCCAAATCCTTTTATTATCAAAAAAGCTCGTGAAATTTATAAAAGTGATGATTTGTTAAAAATCATTCATGATCCCCAAACTGCTGTAAAAGGAGCAAATGTTTTGTACACAGATGTTTGGTCTTCTATGGGAGAGGAAAATCAAAAGGAGAATAAAGATAAAGAATTTAATGGATTTACTATTGATACTGATTTGTTAAGTAAGGCTAATAAAGATGCAATTGTTTTGCATTGTTTGCCTGCTTATAGAAATAAAGAAATTACTGATGAAGTAATTGAAAGTAAAAACAGTAGGATTTTTGATCAAGCGGAAAATAGACTACATGTTCAACAAGCACTCTTATCCTGCCTTATCCAATAG